Proteins from a single region of Apium graveolens cultivar Ventura chromosome 7, ASM990537v1, whole genome shotgun sequence:
- the LOC141674795 gene encoding uncharacterized protein LOC141674795 → MTFTSLLVFQLVQQYLVVRAVKMGRPNMHTEWSSPLDFALFGMKNNEIKKAHGVWEAISPKDPKTTVVEDKVDKIALAAIYQGIPEDVLLSIADKETAKEAWDAIKVTCQGAERVKTVKVQTLKTEFESMMMKDTEIVDHFSMKLTGLVTNIRELGEEVAESYVVKKLLRAVPSKFLQLPLL, encoded by the exons ATGACTTTCACATCTCTACTTGTGTTTCAGCTAGTCCAGCAATACTTGGTAGTTCGAGCAGTGAAGATGGGGAGGCCTAATATGCACACAGAGTGGAGTAGCCCACTG GATTTTGCCCTCTTTGGTATGAAAAACAATGAGATTAAGAAG GCCCATGGAGTTTGGGAAGCGATATCACCAAAAGATCCCAAAACGACGGTGGTTGAAGACAAGGTAGATAAAATTGCTCTCGCAGCAATATACCAGGGCATACCAGAAGATGTCCTCTTATCCATTGCAGATAAGGAAACCGCCAAGGAAGCTTGGGATGCAATTAAAGTGACGTGCCAAGGTGCGGAGCGCGTCAAAACGGTGAAAGTACAGACTCTTAAGACGGAGTTCGAGTCTATGATGATGAAGGACACAGAGATTGTAGATCATTTCAGTATGAAACTGACAGGATTGGTCACAAACATTCGGGAATTAGGAGAGGAAGTAGCTGAAAGCTACGTGGTCAAAAAATTATTGCGTGCAGTTCCGTCAAAATTTTTACAATTGCCTCTACTATAG